The window tggatttatgtagaTTTTTTTGCAAGacttttatagacttttgtagattttttttaatagaattttataaattttgtacttaactataacatgtgattttttattaatttctttgaaccaataattaattgacatatataacatattcaatttgaaattatttttaatatttatattaataaataaatttacttatttaaaagttaaattgtttaatccttacatgtatatatatgtgggtttataaatttacttatttaaaagttaaattgtttaatttgaAAAGGTAAACTTTTTtgctttaattttttgtaaatttttaagtgttagttaagatcattaatattgttagcatagtccgattctaagttttttttaaaaaattattaaaattaaatttttttattttatggaaatattaaacctaatttttaacgcgtcgctatttagcgacggtgtttaacagaccgtcgctaatagcgacggtgtttaaaacgccgtcgctaattagcgacggtttaatatttccataaaataaaaaaaattaattttaataattttttaaaaaaaacttaaaatttattttatggaaatagTAGCGACGCTAATTAGCgagggcttttgaaaaaccgtcgctagtacgcacattttttaaaatacaaaattaatttattttaaattctaaattatTGCTTAGGCGCCCCTCATCCCGGTCCGACAGGATGGTAAGAGTAGGTAAATCATGATGATTCAGCCAACCAGCAGCACCTAGACCTTGTGCTACACCGCGCCCAAAGAGCTCTCTTTCATTGGAGAGAATTTAACTCTCACACTGCCGTTTGCGAGACTCAATATCTGGTCATTATTCCAAGATTCACTGAGACTGATGCGGCGTGCCTTCATTTATTATTGAATTCACCGACTGCCCTTTTCAGAAGTCGGTGATCAAATGATGATTCCTTTTGTGACCAGTGACCAATGAAGTTCAAATTTGAGAATTACGAAAATTTCCTTACTAAATATCGCATttacatttacattttaaaattattgagtattttatagattatatattaaaaaaaaatttattatgatcaATTTACACCAAACTAGGGTACTTCGATACGGTATACAGAAAATTTTGGTTCATCCCTTATACCATATTGAAATTTTTGGTATTGAAAAAATTATACCAAAGTTTTCAGTAATAGAAAATTTATGCCAATATCGTACGCAAATTTCAGTACGATACAAGTAGCATACCGATTATATCGAATATTTACGATATATCGAGATATTAGTATGATATCCGtattattttggaaaaaaatttagTTTATAAAATGAAAATGAGGGCGATAtggtttgatttttttaaaaaaaaaaaattagtcacTTTAAGTCTTAGGCCTTAGCTTTTTTATTTTATCcataatttcattaattaaaaatatcatgtttatttaatttataaatattattgtGATATTTAGGGCGATAGTGGTTTGATAtcgtatgcaaatcttgctatatTAAAATTTCtatacaactcaaataacaTAATGAATATATCGAATATTTGTGATATATCAAGATGTCGATATAATGTCATTGTTACGCCGTTTATGTCCAAAAAAACATGTTTGCTATGGAAACATAAGTAGTTATAATATGTTTAAAGTTTCTAGGAAAAATTGTACAAAGGTAAAAGAAATTTtcttatttatgatttaattacaAAAGTGTTATATTTTTCTGAATTTATATCATTTTAGTATTTTGGTTATTCAGTATATAATAAGATTGTCGAAAATTTCGACTTACCGAAaaactttgaatttttttacaacctaaaatttgaattttccaTTAGCTTCTTTACCTGAAATCACTGAcaagaaataataataataatcataaaaCGATGcaacatattaaaaaaaaaacagaaaggCATTCGAATTCAAGGTGGgaagaaaaatctaaaaaaaagaGAACTCAAAACGAAAACTATTATTTTCTTCCTGTTTCGAATTGACTCAAAACTCTTTGATTGGAGCGAGAGTGTCTATGCTCCACCGGGAGCTTTACTCCCCCTACATCAAATAATTGACACGTGTCTtgtcttattatttttttttgtttgtcgttttaatttttcttttcttttctctttccTAATTTATTGCTATTTTCTCTGTCTATTTTCTGAATTTCTCTTTCTTGGTTACCTTAACATATCATTACATTTATATATTTAACCATGGTTGAACAATAAGAGAAGAAAAAGTTGAAcgataaaaaaaatctaattctTCACCACCGTCAATTAAGTGATGCGAGTGTCTTCTTCCCGCCATTCAACAACCCAAAGTTCTCTCATTCAGCAGCATTAATTTTTAATGGAAGGTATGTATTTTATAGTAGTTTTTTAGTCCATTTAAAGTCCTCTTTTTCAGAATCGCCATTTAATGTTTCGTTGATATCGTTTCTTGAAtagccaatttttattttttgatttaatattatttttcaccatTCATTTATATGAACAATACATTAatataaagaattttttttaaaagaaacacAAATATGCCCATAAATACAacattgatagaatgcatcatattttttaaaatatcttacttGATCGTTTATATATCAAATGATATTGTTAATTGATGATTTTTAATATCTATAATGTTTATCTCTATTTTTTGTtagatttgatattaaatgatgGAGAAGGTGTTATTGGTAATATCATTTGCACCAATGAAGACAGCAAGGCCGAAAATGAGGAGACGTCAGATGTTGAGAAAAAACATGTATCCACTGTTGAGGAATTTGAGCAAAGGTTAGCTATTGGTCAAACCATAAAAAGTATTGATGATGCTTATTTATTATATTGTGAGTATGCACACACTAAAGGTTTTAGTGCTCGAAGGGGGAAAGAAGCTTATTTTAGTGGTTCTAAAGATCTTTATATGAAAGAATTTGAATGTTCATCTCAAGGAATAAAGGATGGAAAGCGGAGTGCAAATAACAATAGACCTTTGTATCAAAATCTAGAAACAAGAACCAAATGTAAAGCAAGACTTAGGATTCGAAGGAAAAAAAATGAAGACTGGAAAGTGACAATTTTTGAAATGAACCATAATCATGAAATGGTTGATGAAAGTTAAAGATATTTGTTGAGATCGGCTCGTAAAGTTTCATATGCTCAAGGTGAAACTTTAAGAGTAATGTCAGAGGCTGGGATAAAACCTTCTAGTGTCTTGTCATATATGGAAAAAGAATCACATGGAGTGGAGAATTTAGGTTTTATTCGAAAAGATGCTTATAATTATCTGAATTATGTCACTAAGGGACACTCGAGGGTTGAAAATGGAGATGCTTTTGAGTTGATACGATATTTTAAAACCAAATCAAACGAGGAAGACTTGTTTTATTGGGATATTCAGATGGATGAAAATGGTCgtttgtcaaattttttttacagAGATAGTCGAGCTAGGATTGATTTTGAGTATTTCGGTGATGTGCTTTCTTTTGATACAACTTATCGGACTAATAGATATAATTTAATATGTGCTCCATTTGTTGGCATAAATCATCATATGGATAATGTGATGTTTGGGTTAGCTTTCATGTCTGATGAAACAGAGACTTCATTTCAGTGGTTGTTTAAGACATTTCTTGAATCTATGGGGGGGAAACAACCAGaaacaattttcacagatcaatGTCAAGCAATGATGAATGCTATTGAATCGGTGTTTCCATGTTCACAACATCGTCTTTGCCAATGGCACATTTCAAAAAATGCCCCTTCACATTTGGGTAATTTGAATGTCAATCATGAATTTAAAGGCATGTTTATGAAGTGTATGCAATTTTGTGATTCCGAGGAAGAATTTGATGTGGTGTGGAAAAAAATGATTGGTGAGTTTGGTCTTGAAAACCATTCGTGGTTGAGGGGAATGTACAAGTTGCGACATAAATGGTCAACAGCCTTTAGtaatcaaaaattttgtgctgGGCTTAAGGCTACCTCTAGAAGTGAATGCACAAACTCTGTTTTGAAAGATGGTGGAAAGAGAACTTTTACTCTATTTGAATTTGTGAATAGATTTGAAAAAATTCAGAAACGGTGGCGgataaaagaaaatgaaaaagactATAAGTGCCGACATAAGATGCCTACACTCGTAGTGAAAAATCAACCGTTGCTACAGCATGCCGCATTTGTTTATACAATTGACATCTACAAAATCTTTGAAAAGGAGTTAGTGAATTCTTTAAACATTGAGTTTGATCATCCCCCTACATTCACGGGCAATCCAATGAAGTTTGACATAAGATCGGTTGGACAATCAAATAGGATCCAAAATGTCACATTTGATGTGGAAACTAATGAAATCAAATGCACTTGTCATTATTTTGAAACAGTTGGAGTGTTGTGTAAGCACATTTTGATTGTTTTAAAATTCATGAATGTCCATTCGATACCAACAACATACATAAAAATGCGATGGACGAAGACAATTAGAAATAGGATACAATGTTGTGAAAATTTCAGCATGGAGTGTGGGAAAGATTCAGATGTTGTGTATAGAAATCAAATGATGAGACTTTGTTATGATCTCATTACAAAAAGTACGGTTCATGTTGATTCGAAAAACTTGATCAAAAGAAGACTTCAAAGTCTTTCACTGGAGATAAATGAGATGTTTCAGAACATGAAATTAGATGTTGAAATTGCTGGTGAAATTGTTGGTGAAGATGATCAtgacatgaatcaaatgattgtACGTGATCCTGCTCATATTAGATCAAAGAGAACTAATAACTCTGGAATGACAAGCCATTGGATTtcaaaaggaaagaaaaaacaAGGTAATACTTATATCTAAATTTACACTGTAATTATAGCACATTTCACTTTATCATGCTATAGtgtgtattatttgaaaatgtAATGTATTAACCTATTTTttgtttgaaatatatatatatatatatatatatatatatatatatatatatatatatatatatatatatatatatatataacaggaAGAATGATGAAAAATACAACAAGTAAAGTTCAAAACATTCAATATGCAAGAGATGAACtttttcttggagcaacaaTTGGTCATCCACATCATTCTCATCAAAATGGAGCTCAAGAAATGCACCATCTTCATTGGTCATCTCAAATATCTTGTCCAACATTAAATTATGTTATGCATGGTGTaagtaaaattattattattgtttgattatatataaatacattGAAATTACTCACCTGTTGTTTTTAAAGGAACACGGACATGAATTACATAACAATTGGAGTGGTCTCAATCCAAATGAAATGCAACATTTATCTCATAAATTTTCAAGAAAGacattttttgtaaatattatgtAATACTAGGTATGACACTAGTTaggagaaaaaggaaacaagaaaaataacaataaatgaggaaatagaaaaattaaaaaaattaagaaagaaAAAACAACATTTGTAATTTGTAATGATAAGTTAACGTAACCAAGAAAGAGAAATTAAAAAAGTTGAGAGAGAAAATAGCAATAAATtaggaaagagaaaaaaaagaaaaattaaaaagacaaataaaataaaataataagacGAGACACGTGTCAATTATTTGATGCAGAGGGAGTAAAGCTCCCGGTGGAGCATAGACTCTCGGAGCCATGATCGGCCCTCAACAATTGAAATCCTTTGCAACCGGTCTGTACCTGGATCGGAAGCCTGAGTCCGGCCTCTTTCTGTTCAAAAGTTGTCGCTCGAGTGAACCAGCGCGGCCGCCCACTGAAGTGGATCATCTATGTTTCTTTCTGGATTATACTTATTCCAAGAATACGCAGCTGGTGTGGGAATGGCTTCGTTTAACATCCAAGGATTAGACGACAGACGTGAGTAAACTCTCAGAAGATCTGGTGTTGCCTGAGGATTCGCCTTAGGTACATTCGAACCTGTGATACTTAAGTTTATTAAGCAGAGACCATAATGTATGGCCAAGTTCCAACTAGCATGCAATGATTCTCCTATCTCTAGTTTACAGGTGAAGGGACGTATTATGGAAATATCAAATCATCGTTTGGGCTACTTTCCGAGAAAATGGTTTCTAATACAAATGGAAATAATAGGCAAGGGCAAGTCACATTATTGCAGCTCAAAGGGGATGCTCTATTTCTTTCACAGATAAGTAATATCTAAACAGAGCATAAACAAACAAACAATAGACGAAGAGTTGAATTTGACATACAACGATCAAGATTCTGAGGACTTGGAATCTGGATGGCCCAGAGCATCCCTTGGTCATTTCGCAGATTGGGGTCAGAATCATAAATCTCGTTGGCAGAAAAACATATTGTCTCTTCGAGTCCACCAACTTTTGAGGTAGCTGCCGCGGAAAAGCTATTATTTTCCCATGTTTGATTCAAAACTGGAAGCCTGTCCACTAAAACATTATATGGCCTCGGATCTGCTAATTTCAACGAAAAACAATATTTGGTGAGGAGTTAAGGAATATGAACTTGGGAAGATTGAGTTTGGAAGGGGAAAACACCATATAATGCGGAAGATAGTACTCCAGGTGAACCGAGCTTAGTAGACTCTGGTGGCAGCCTTCGCCTTCTGGCATTATGGTCAGAGAGTCGCCTCCGACAACTCCTCTTCTTGTCATCAAATTCAGACAAGTCATGTAACCTTTGAAAGACATTAAAACAGTAACCTTCAAAAATCAAACACGGATCAAGAAATTTAGATCATCGATATCTCGTAATCTTGAAAGTAtcaatttttatgatatatatatatttttatttccaaCCGTTACTGCGATATTTATCATATATACTTGCCTGCTGCATCGTTGACAAAAACGCCGTTCCCTCCCAGAAACTGTTACTTGACGGGCATTTGGAATGGCTTCCGCAGATTCTATGGCGGCGATGGTAATTTTTTGCTGAGGTCAAGTCAAGATTACACTCATCGACTTGACAGAAAGGATTCTGCACGTTTGGGTAATAGGCCCTCGGTCTTTTCGAGACTGTACCCGATGCAGGAATTGTAGAAACCAAACTTTTAGTACCCATAGGAGAAAAATTATCCCCATATTTTTCCGGTCTTCCAAGATTTAAACCAATATGCATTGGTTCACTAGAGAAGACAGAAACCTCAGAATAATCTGAAACAGTACCATTTGTCTTCATGCTGTGCAGAGGCAAAGAACTAAACTTCCAGAAACCATCTGTGGAATCGACAGCGGCGGATTCGGACGTAAGATGCATAGAAAACGAGCAGATTCCTAATTCATTACCGTGTAGACAAAAATTACAGCTAGATGGACATGCAGAATGACCATATTTTTCTGGGACTTCATCAGACTTCTCACTAGGCAGAGCTAAAATTTCCCTCTCCCACCCCTTTGAACTTTCTGAATACCTCCTTTCCATTACAGAAACAACCCTCAGAAAATCCAAGCATTTCCCTCTTGAAGGTGATGATTCCCAAGCACAAAACGCATTGAATTAGCGGCAGTAAAGACTGCAGCAGCTCCTGAATTCTAGGTCGAAGTCTTTAAGCACATTTAACACCGTAGAATAAAGCACCGGGCAAAACGGATGAACAGAATAAGCTTAAATGCTCGAGCAACAGAGTAAATGCCCTAGAGATATAGATGGATCAATTACTCTACATCAAGAATTTCTGTGTAGGAAGGAAGCAGAGTACAAGATAGGTGGTGAACAGGATCAGTGCTCCCTCTAGAAAAACATGCTACAACCAAGATGGGTTTTTGCATTAAAAACCATCTTTATTATTTCATTTGATATAGGGACGCTTGACCCCACGAAATTAAGACGACAGAGAGAAGTAGTCTCAACTAAAGAACAAATGGAAAGCATCCTTTTGCAATTCAAATCGATTCAGTTCACCAGCAGTTTAGTATCCCTTTCCACGtgacttcttctttctttctttctttctttctttattggCTTATTCAAAATTACATTAACCAGTCACCACATGCATTATCACAAGCTAAGGGGAATACAATACCATGTAATTCTTTTATATCTACTGTTCTTTTTTTATTGCTGCCCGGCCTCTTACAGTTTTCTAACCCCAACAGATCAAAGTTTAACATCCATAGTCACTTTTTATCTCATTGAGTGTTCATTTATCGGGCTTTATTTCGATAAGCATTCGTTGTACACCTGAAATACAAATATGAGGGCATATGTTCTCTGGCCTTTAGATCGCATGTGACTGGTGGAGAGTCGTGGATCCGTTTCTTTCATAAATTCAAGTATTTTCGGAGGAAGCAATTTTATGCAATTACGCGGCTAAATGACTCGTGTTCT is drawn from Primulina eburnea isolate SZY01 chromosome 10, ASM2296580v1, whole genome shotgun sequence and contains these coding sequences:
- the LOC140803714 gene encoding protein FAR1-RELATED SEQUENCE 5-like; the protein is MSEAGIKPSSVLSYMEKESHGVENLGFIRKDAYNYLNYVTKGHSRVENGDAFELIRYFKTKSNEEDLFYWDIQMDENGRLSNFFYRDSRARIDFEYFGDVLSFDTTYRTNRYNLICAPFVGINHHMDNVMFGLAFMSDETETSFQWLFKTFLESMGGKQPETIFTDQCQAMMNAIESVFPCSQHRLCQWHISKNAPSHLGNLNVNHEFKGMFMKCMQFCDSEEEFDVVWKKMIGEFGLENHSWLRGMYKLRHKWSTAFSNQKFCAGLKATSRSECTNSVLKDGGKRTFTLFEFVNRFEKIQKRWRIKENEKDYKCRHKMPTLVVKNQPLLQHAAFVYTIDIYKIFEKELVNSLNIEFDHPPTFTGNPMKFDIRSVGQSNRIQNVTFDVETNEIKCTCHYFETVGVLCKHILIVLKFMNVHSIPTTYIKMRWTKTIRNRIQCCENFSMECGKDSDVVYRNQMMRLCYDLITKSTVHVDSKNLIKRRLQSLSLEINEMFQNMKLDVEIAGEIVGEDDHDMNQMIVRDPAHIRSKRTNNSGMTSHWISKGKKKQGNTYI